DNA from Mycobacterium bourgelatii:
CGTAAACCGCATTGCGCAGCTCTTGGTCAGTGAGGACCGCTCCGGCAATGTTGATGGTTTTAAACCATGCCAGCTTCTCGCTATCCGTACCGGTGCAGAAATACACCATGAGCTTGTAATCGAGTACCTGTTCCTGCTCATCGCTCTGAAGGTTATGAAAGTAGCGGCCTTCGAAAGAGAAGTCACCCCCTACAAACTGGCAGATCGAGATGATGCGCTGCTGGCCGTCGATCACCTCGTAGGTGCCGTCCTCACGCACCGCCCAGTACAGGACGTTGAGCGGGAAATCATGCCGCAGCGTATTGATGACCGCATCTCGCTGCTTGTCTTTGTAGACGAACTCCCGCTGAAAGGGAGGCCGCACGTCCAGGTCGCCGCCGTAGGCTCGCACGCCAAGTTCCTCGTTGTCCTCATAGCCTTTGGTGAGCTCTCGGACAGTAATCTCTTTGAGTTCGATGTCCACGCTGCTCAGCCGCGCTTCCGCCGGATCACGATTCGGTCATACAGTCTTCGGTAGGTGCCGCCCGGCTCGGGCAAATAGAACCGCGGGCCACCTTGTTGGTAGCTGCCTGGTTGTCCGATCTGCGACATGGGTCGAGCCAGCGTCTTGCTAGACCCGATGATTTCGAATTGATCAGGGTTGTACTTGTAGAAAAAGGTTATTGGCACGCCCATCTCACCTTCATAGTCATTGGGAATGTCCTGTATCCTGCCAACTTCGATAGCGTCATAATTCGCGTATCGGGGGTACTCATCGGGGCTATAGGTCTTGTATAGGATCAGGTCTTCGTGCCGTTTCGAAATATCGAGGTTGGTGAACCAGCATCCGGTGCCGATGCTTCGCCATTTCTGCCCGGTTTCGTCAATCCAAAACCGTGTGTCCCGCGGTTCATAGTAATCCGGTACTCGGAATTTCATATCGCCGGAGTAATAACCCAACCAAATCTTGTTGTTTTTTAGTAGCTCGAACGTCTCCATATATGCCACAGCGTTCTGATTGCCGATGATCAAAAACTTTTTGTTATGCTTCATCATCTGGTCTACGTATTCTCGGAACAACGAGAATGGCGGATTCGTCACAACGATGTCAGCCTGTTTCAGTAACTCGACGCACTCGGAGCTTCGAAAATCGCCGTCCTCTTTCAAGGCGTGAACGCCGATCTCGTTAGGGTCTGGAACGCTGTTACCGTTCCGGTCGCCGGTATATTCCAGGTAAATCGCTTGCTCTGAGTCGTTACGGCTGAACAGGTCCATGTTCTGGTTCTTGTAGCAAGTAGTGATGAGCTTCTTTAGGCCGAGACGTTCGAAGTTGTACGAGAAGTAGTGAAAGAAATTGGACACGCGGGGGTCGTCACAGTTGCAATACACGACTTTGTCGCGGAAGTGATGCCGATAGTGCCTGAGTTCCCGTTCAATGTCGGATAATTGCGTGTAGAACTCGTCTTCACGCAAGTGCTGGGCACGCCCCAGGGCTTGGTTTCTCACTGGACCGGACATGGGCCAAGCGTAGAGGGTGTGGCCGACTAGCCCGAGGAGCGCCGCGCGGGTTCTCAGACCGCCGAAGTGGGGGTACTGAAGTCGCCGCTGTTGCTGGCGGTGACATGCTGTTTGTCTGCTTGCGGTACGTAAGACGCCCGACTATCCGCTGATCCGGCGGGTCATCCACGCCGGTGGTAGTGACGTGACGGTGCCAGCACGAGCGCGGCGCTCGATGTCGAGCGGCGAGACGATGTGCCACTGCTGCCCGATCGAGTGCGCGAGCACGTCGTGAGCGACCACCAGCGCGGCGAGCGCGTCGGGCTGGTGCTGATGCTGCTGCCAGCTCACCGCGGCCTGCTCAAGGGCGGGCAGATGACCGGCGATCCGCACCGTGCCCGTCTCAAGGGCTTGCAGCAGCGCCGAGCTGCGGGCGATCGCGTCGCCGCCGCCGCGCCCGCTGCCCTTCGGGGGCCACGCGGTCACCTTGATCGGGCGGTCGAGCTTGTAGCGGCGCAGCGCATCGCCGACGACCCGCTGATACGTCTCGCGGGCGGCGAAACTCTCGACAGCGATCTCAGACGCCCCGACGTCGACCGCCAGCTCGACCGCCGCCCGCGCCCACTGGTCGCTCGTCATCGGCGCACTGACGTCGGCGATCACCGCCACCACGCCGTCGCGGGTCAGCGACGCTGCCACGATGCCGCAGGCGTCACCGCTGCCGCTGTCGCTCGGGTCGACGCCCACGACGGTCATGCTCGGCGCACTCGGCGCTGCCGGTAGCCGCCAGTTGTCGAGCCACTCACGTTTGATCAGCCCGCCTTCGGGCGCTGACGGCACACCCTCGTAGAGCGCGAACCACGCCCGCTCACCCGAGGTGCGGCGAGCAGCGGCGTAGTGCTCAGCGGTGAAGCCCAGCGCCGAGGTCATCGCGACGCCAGGTGCGCGGCCCAGCGCATCAGGTATCCCTGACTCGGCGACTGCCGGAATGTTGGTGTGCGTCCAGACATCCGGCTCGCTGTCGAGCAGTTCACCGGCGAGGTCGCGTTCGTGCCAGCGGGTCATCACCAGCAGCACCGACGCGCCGGGATGCAGTCGGGTCGCCAGCGTCGAGCGGTACTCGTTGACCACCCGGCGACGGTGCGCGGCGCTGTCGGCCTCGGCGGCGTCCTTCACCGGGTCGTCAATGATCATCAGTCCGCTGGCACCGAAGCCGGTCGCCCCGCTGTTGATGCCGGTCGCCAGCAGCCCGCCCGCGTGCCCGTCCACCCGCCAGCGGCCCACCGCCGTCTTGTCGGGTGAGAGCCGGATGCCGAGGAAATCGGCGTGCTCGTTGATGATCCGACGCGCCTCGCGACTGTGTTCCTGCGCCAGCTCGTCGCTGTAGCTGACGACCATGATCTGCATGTCGGGGTCGCGCATCAGCGCCCACACGATCGTCCAGATCGCCAGCAGCCGCGACTTGCCGGTGCGCGGCGGCGTCGTCACGATGTCGCGCTGATCCGGCTCGGCGACCGAGCGCACCGCAAGATCGCTCAGCAGCCGGATCGTCGGCGTCACAACGAACTTCGGATCGAGCCGACGCGCCAGCTCGGCGGGCGAGGCCGGTCGGCGCTGCGCCCGCACCGCCCGCAGCGAGCGGACGGCGGTCAACACGGCGATGGGGCCGGCAATCAGATCGGTCATGGCGGTTACGCGGCCTTTCGATGCTTGGGGTCGAATCCGGCGCTTTGGGCGTCCCACAGGTCGGCCCGCCGCCACTGGTGCCCGCAGCCGTCGCACCGATACCGGCACACGACATACTTGCCGCCGCGCCAAGTGACCGACGTTGGCTCGGTCAGCGAGGCCACGCGATCCCGGCTGTCGGCGTAGTGCCCGAGCGGATTGCAGCGCGGGCAGTAGTCGGGCAGGAACTCGACGCTGCGGTGCTCGGTCGTCATGGCTGGCTCGTCTCTCTCGGTGTCGCTGCCCGGCGTCAGGCCGCGGGCGTGCGCTTTCGGCGCTCGACGGGCGGCACGCCGCGCAGCCCGGCCCGCAGGTTGGCGAGTTGCACGCTGCCCGGCCCGCCGCCGTCGGTGATGCCCAGCGCGGCCAGCACGTCGGCGTCGGTCGCCTCGCCGTCGCGGTGCAGTTTCTGCGCCACGCGCACAACACCGGGCCAGCAGCGCGTCAGCAGGCCGGTCAGCCGCTGATCGACTGCCGATGCGCCACCGCTGGCGAGCAGTGCGCGGTCGTCGTGCTGGGCTGCTGTGGCGAGCACGCGGTACACCTCGCGCTGCGTCGGTCGCTTCCCGGCACGCCACCGCGCCTGCGCCCACGGCCCGGCGTAGACGGTCGATGCCCAACTGCCGTCGGGCACGTCGTCGTGGACGGTCTTGCCGCTCACGCCCCATACCCGGCTGTTCGTAACGGCAGCGGTGAGAATGCGACCGCCGAGCAGCGTCGCGGCCACGGCGTGCCCGGCTTCGTGGATGCACGTCTCAAGGTGCTGCCGCTCGCGTGCGGTCAGGTCGGTCAGGCGCAGCGTCATCGGTCGTTGTCCTCTCGTTTGTCCTCGGAGATCGACGCCGAGACGACGCGGCCCGCAGCCAGACCGTCGTCCCGACGCCGATCGTCGGCAGCAGCACTGACCCGAGAAACGTCGGCGCTGCCGCCCTGGTAGCTCGTCATGGTGTTGCGGCTTCTGGCGATCCGCTGCTGCCGGTTCCGCTCGTCGTAGGCGTCGGCCTTGGCCGCGGCCTCATCGAGATAGCGGTCGATGCAGGCTCGGCAGCGCCAGCCGTGCTTGCTGCCCTTGTAGGTCAGGCAGGGACCGCCGCAGTCCCAGCAGACGGCGACGATCTCGGCGAGTGCGGCGGTCATGGCGTCACCGTCACCGCGCCGACGACGGCCTCGACGCCGACGACGAAGCTGCGCTCGGCGACCGCGGCGAACGTGTTGTGCCGCTCGTCAATCGCCTCACGCACCGTCGGCGCATCTCGCCAGCCGTAGGGCTGCGACGTCGCGACGATCGTGTCGGCGAGGCCGTCGACATAGCCGCCGCCGACGACGTAGGTGTGCCCGCCCGGTGAGCGCAGCGCCGCACCGTTGCGCGTGAACACCTCGACGTCTTGGGCGAGCCACTGCGCCCCGAGGTGAATGAACCCGACGGTGTTGGTCTGTGCGAGCACGCCCTCCGCTTGCCTGCATAGTCGCTCACAGCTGGGACTCCCCACCGTCGACGACGAGTTCGATGCCGGCGACATACGTCGCGTCGAACGCTAAAAAGGCCACCGCGGGGGCGAATTCGGCGGGATGGCCCCACCGCTTCATCGGGCTGCTCTCCTCGAATTCCGCCCTGAGTGCGGCGGCCTTGTCCGGAACCTCCTTGTCCAACTTCCCCGTGTCGATCGAGCCCGGGCTCAGGGCGTTGACCCGGATACCCCGCGGCAACAGTTCCCGGCTCAGCGTCCGCGCCATCGAGCGCAGCGCGGCCTTGCTGGCCGAATACACGCTGAGAGCGTCCCAGCCCGTCTGGTTGGCGATCGAGGTCGTCAGCACCACGCCGGCGCCGTCGGACAGTAGCGGTGCCAGTTTCTGAACCGTGAAAAACGGCCCTTTGGTATTGATCGCGAACACGTCGTCGAAAGTCTGCTCGGTGACGTCGAAGAACGGCTCATAACTACCGATGCCCGCATTGGCCACCAACGCGTCCGCGGTACCGAACTCGTCCTGTACCCGGTCGGCCAGCGCCTCGATGTCCGCGAGCGAACTGGTGTCGCTGCGCACGGCGATGCCGTTGTCGCCGAGGCGTCGGGCGGCGTCGTCGAGAGTGTCCTGGTTGCGCCCGGTGACCAGAACCCGGGCACCGTTGTCCGCCAGATATTGCGCGGCCGCCAGCCCGAGCCCGCTGCTCCCGCCGGTGATGACCACGCTCTTGCCGTCGTATCTACTCATGCACCCGAGTGTTCGCCCGTCCCGCGTCGCTGTCCAAGACCTGCTCGGCACCGCGGTATTCCGAAACTGCATAGCGCGGAATACGACCGGATGATGGCGGGTTGGACGCCTTATGGAGATGACCGGTGAATGATTCCGGGGCAGACCTGGAGTTGCGTCTGGTGCGATATTTCACGGTGCTTGCCGAGCATCTGAACTTCAGCCGGGCGGCTGCGGAGTTACATCTGGCGCAGCCGGCGCTGAGCCGGCAGATCCGGCGTCTGGAACACAGTCTCGGCGTCTCCTTGCTGGACCGCACCCCGCAGGGGGCGCTGCTCACCGAGGCCGGTAAGGCATTTCTCCCCGAAGCGCACGCGCTGCTGCAGGCCGCGCGTCGGGCCACACTCACCGCCCGCGCGTACACGCCCACCGGCCGCATCGTCATCGGATACGTCGAGGACCTCGTCATCACACCCGTTCTCCGGGAATTGCGCCGCCGCCACCCCGAGGCCGACATCGGCACCCGTCATCTCGACTGCGATGAGGAGGGTCTCTTCACCGGTGGGCAGGTCGACGTTCTGGTGGCCAGGGCACCGCTGTTCATCCCGACCGACGGGGTGCGAACCACGGTGCTCTACGAAGAGCCACGCATGTTGGTGATGCACGCAGAACACCCATTGGCCGGCCGGGAGTCCGTGTGGCTGGAGGACTTCGCGCCCGGCGAATCGGTCATCTGCTCACACGGTGGTACCCGGGCTCTCTTCCCGGCGGGGTCCTATCGACCGAGCGAACCCGGCCCGGTGTCGGCCGGACCGCTCATCGAAAGTTTCGAGGACAGGCTGGAGCTCGTCGCGGCCGGACAGGCGGTCGCGGTCCTTCCCGCCGGCGACCGGCGCAGTTCGGTGCGCCCCGAGTTGACCACCGTGCCGCTGAGCGGGTTCCCAGCCAGCACCGTCGTCGTCGCCACCCGGATCGGGGAGGCGAACCCGCTGGTTACCGAGTTCGTCGCCGTGGCGGGTGAGCAACTGACCGGGTGAGTACCGGACACCCTGACATGAGATTGTCGGGGTACCCCGGTGGGTCAAACCCACAGCAGATCGCTTTAGTTTTTCTCCCAAAGTGCGCACTTAGCAAACACGGAACAACACTCTCTTTCGGCCTCTCCTCACAGTGGCGCCGTCGCGTTAGGCTGAGGCATGTCCGTGGACGATCCGGTCACCGTGCTGAGTGAAGACGAGAGCTGGAGCCTGTTATCCACCGTGTCGTTAGGCCGATTGGTCACGATCAGGGGTGGGCGGGCCGAAATTTTCCCGATCAACTTCGCCATCCAACGTCGGACTCTGGTCTTCCGCACTGCCCAGGGCACCAAGCTGTACAGCGCCGTGATGGGCGAGGGGGTCGCTTTCGAGGCCGACGACCACACAGCCACCGAAGGGTGGAGCGTGATCATCCAGGGCAGGGCGCATCTGCTTACGTCCAACGCAGACGTCCTAGACGCCGAGGAAACGGAGCTGCAGCCGTGGCCCGCCACGTGGAAGCCTCACTACGTACGCGTGATCCCCATGGAGATCAGCGGGCGGCGGTTCAAGTTCGGGCCACAGCCAGCGGGTCCGCTGGCGCTTTCCGAGCACGCCTAGCTGGACACCAGACCAAGCACGGCCTGACACCCGCGGCCGCGTTTGATGAGCCCTGAGCACCAAATCTGCTGCGGCGCAAGGTAGATAAGCCGCCGTCACACACGCTGCTGGTCCGCTCCGATTCCGGGTAGCCCCACGGCCGTTGCGGCAAAGCAAAAGTGGGTAACCAGCGCAGTAATGCACACATCAGCTCACTAGCGGAAGGCGGCAAGCAGATGGCTGGTCAGGAGGGCGGTCGGTGGGACGTCGGCGTCAAAGACAACGAGGTCTACATCGCACGCATTGACGACAGCGACCAGAAGGTCTTCAACGATCTGATCTCACCCGATGAGGCTCGTGGCCTGGCCGACCTCTTGACGAAGTACGCCGACAAGGCCGGCGGGTCCGAAGAATCCGACGAGTCAGATGACCACTCCGACAAGTCCGACAAATCCGAAAAGTCCGACGACGACGATGGCGATGATGATGACGACGAAGACGAAGACGACGACGACGAAGACGACGACGACGACTAGAGACAAGTCATCGAATTAAGCCGACCGGCTTCGCCACGTCGAGGCGCGCACAGAGCGTGCGGCCACAAACTCGGCGGTCCGCTAGCTTCGTCGCAGCTTGCCAACCCCGCCTTGGGTGTGTCGCACCTTCGACAACCGGAATCGCCGTTAACTTAATCGAGTGCCGAGCGATCGCCACCGCCATCCAATGGCGCGTCGGTCCTTTCTGGTAGGGACGGCCACCGCAGCCACTGCGGCTGCCCTGACGGCCCTGCCGCGGCCATCCGCCCGTGCCGCGCCGGGCAAGTCGGTCGCCATCTTCGGTGCCGGCATCGCGGGGCTGACGGCGGCACACGAACTCGTCGATCGTGGATTCAGCGTGACGGTCTATGAACGCAAAGCTCTTGGCGGCAAGGCCCGGTCGATCCCCGTGCCCAACTCGGGCGCGACGCCGCTGCCCGCCGAACACGGCTTCCGATTCTTTCCAGGGTTCTACCGCAACGTCACCGACACGATGCGACGCATCCCCTTTCCCGGTAACGCCCGAGGCACTTGGGATAACCTGACGCGCGCAACGTCGTATCTGCACTCCGGCCTAGGGCGCGCCGACCTGACCATACCGCTGCCGTTTCCCCTCCCGACGGTGCCAAATCCGATCACCCCCAAGGCCTTCATCGAATCGGTTACCACCGTCTTCCAAACGCTGTTCCGACTGCCCCCCTTCGAGGCCGTCTACGCAGCACAGAAGCTCGCGGTCTACGTCACCAGCAGCACCGAGCGCAAACTCGGCCAGTGGGAGAACATGACGTGGGAGGACTACATCGGCGCCGGCCACAAGTCCCCCGAATACAACCGCTATCTCGCCGACGGCATCATCCGCAACCTCGCCGCATCCAAATCCCGTGACGCCAGCGCACATTCGATAGGACTCGTCGGCGAGGCATCGGTCTGGTCGATCCTGATGTTCGGAAACGACACGGACGGCAAGGGATTCGACCGCGTACTCAACGGGCCGACGAGCTCGCAGTGGCTCGACCCGTGGGTCGACCATCTGCGCAATCAGGGAGTCACATTCTTTATCGGCCAGGCCTTGTCGCGGTTGAGCCCGAACGGCCATCACATCGAATCCGCCACCGTCACCGATGCTTTTGGCATACCCCACCAAGTGCAGGCTGACTACTACATCTCGGCGATTCCGTGCGAGAAGCTCGCGGCGGTGCTGACGCCCGATGTGATCGCGGCCGATCCACACCTGGCGAACGTAGCTCAGCTGCGCACCGAATGGATGAACGGCCTGATGTTCTACCTCAAGAAGCGGGTCGACGTCACCAAGGGCCACGCGAACTACGTCGACTCCGGCTGGGCGATCACCTCGATCAGCGAGGAGCAGTTCTGGAAGCGGAGTCTGAGCACCTACGGCGACGGCACGGTGAAAGATTGTTTGTCGGCGATCATTTCGGACTGGACGACGCCGGGAAACTTCAACGGCAAGAGTGCCAGGGACTGCACTCCGGAGGAGATCGCCCGCGAGGCTTGGGCGCAGATCAAGGCCCACCTCAACGACACCGACAAAGTCCTCGACGATTCCATGCTGCACTCCTGGTTCCTCGACCCGGCGATCATCGACTCGGGCACTCCCAACGTCCGCAACGACGAACCGTTGTTCATCCAGGACCCCGGCTCGTGGAACCGCCGCCCCTCGGCCACGACCGCCATCGACAACCTCTTCCTCGCCGGCGAATGGATCAAGACCGATCAGAACGTCACCACGATGGAGGGCGCCAACGAGGGCGGGCGCTACGCGGCCAACGGAGTTCTGCAGGCGTCGGGCTACTCAGGCGAACTCGTCAAAGTGGTGGAGCTGTTCCAGGCTCCCTGGTGGGCGGTGCTGAAGAAAGCCGACCGGTCGCGCTACCAGAAGGGTTGGGCCCATGCCCTGGACATCTTCGACCCCCGCCGGCCGTGAGGGCCCCCGTGGACGGGTGTGACGCGCATCTCTGAAATCCCTCCCATGAGGGTGTAACGCTTGCGGGCCAACGCGCCACCCACTCATGAAGTGAACAACCAACTCGGAAGGGACCGCATCATGTCGTCGCAAACTCTCGTCACCCGCAAGCGTTTCGAGTCACTCGAGGTCCCAGTCGCACGCGTCGGCGATCTTGCCGCACGGTACGGACTGGTGATCGTGATCGCATGGATCGGCGCCATGAAGTTCACCAGCTACGAAGCGCACGGAATCCAGCCCCTGGTCGCCCACCACCCCCTGATGAGTTGGCTCTACAACATCTTCTCGGTCACCGCCTTCTCCACGCTCCTCGGCATCCTCGAGTTGACCGCTGCGGCGTTGATCGCCATCAAGCCATGGAAGCCGGCTGCATCCGCTGTGGGTAGCATCATCGCGGTCGGATTGTTCGTGGCCACACTGAGTTTCATGTTCACCACCCCGGGCGTCTTCGCGGCCGCGGCTGGCGGCTTCCCCGC
Protein-coding regions in this window:
- a CDS encoding M50 family metallopeptidase translates to MTLRLTDLTARERQHLETCIHEAGHAVAATLLGGRILTAAVTNSRVWGVSGKTVHDDVPDGSWASTVYAGPWAQARWRAGKRPTQREVYRVLATAAQHDDRALLASGGASAVDQRLTGLLTRCWPGVVRVAQKLHRDGEATDADVLAALGITDGGGPGSVQLANLRAGLRGVPPVERRKRTPAA
- a CDS encoding YkgB family protein, whose translation is MSSQTLVTRKRFESLEVPVARVGDLAARYGLVIVIAWIGAMKFTSYEAHGIQPLVAHHPLMSWLYNIFSVTAFSTLLGILELTAAALIAIKPWKPAASAVGSIIAVGLFVATLSFMFTTPGVFAAAAGGFPALSDLGGFLIKDAALLGVSLWTLADSLRAVRATSR
- a CDS encoding LysR family transcriptional regulator, which translates into the protein MNDSGADLELRLVRYFTVLAEHLNFSRAAAELHLAQPALSRQIRRLEHSLGVSLLDRTPQGALLTEAGKAFLPEAHALLQAARRATLTARAYTPTGRIVIGYVEDLVITPVLRELRRRHPEADIGTRHLDCDEEGLFTGGQVDVLVARAPLFIPTDGVRTTVLYEEPRMLVMHAEHPLAGRESVWLEDFAPGESVICSHGGTRALFPAGSYRPSEPGPVSAGPLIESFEDRLELVAAGQAVAVLPAGDRRSSVRPELTTVPLSGFPASTVVVATRIGEANPLVTEFVAVAGEQLTG
- a CDS encoding hydroxysqualene dehydroxylase, with protein sequence MPSDRHRHPMARRSFLVGTATAATAAALTALPRPSARAAPGKSVAIFGAGIAGLTAAHELVDRGFSVTVYERKALGGKARSIPVPNSGATPLPAEHGFRFFPGFYRNVTDTMRRIPFPGNARGTWDNLTRATSYLHSGLGRADLTIPLPFPLPTVPNPITPKAFIESVTTVFQTLFRLPPFEAVYAAQKLAVYVTSSTERKLGQWENMTWEDYIGAGHKSPEYNRYLADGIIRNLAASKSRDASAHSIGLVGEASVWSILMFGNDTDGKGFDRVLNGPTSSQWLDPWVDHLRNQGVTFFIGQALSRLSPNGHHIESATVTDAFGIPHQVQADYYISAIPCEKLAAVLTPDVIAADPHLANVAQLRTEWMNGLMFYLKKRVDVTKGHANYVDSGWAITSISEEQFWKRSLSTYGDGTVKDCLSAIISDWTTPGNFNGKSARDCTPEEIAREAWAQIKAHLNDTDKVLDDSMLHSWFLDPAIIDSGTPNVRNDEPLFIQDPGSWNRRPSATTAIDNLFLAGEWIKTDQNVTTMEGANEGGRYAANGVLQASGYSGELVKVVELFQAPWWAVLKKADRSRYQKGWAHALDIFDPRRP
- a CDS encoding pyridoxamine 5'-phosphate oxidase family protein, which encodes MSVDDPVTVLSEDESWSLLSTVSLGRLVTIRGGRAEIFPINFAIQRRTLVFRTAQGTKLYSAVMGEGVAFEADDHTATEGWSVIIQGRAHLLTSNADVLDAEETELQPWPATWKPHYVRVIPMEISGRRFKFGPQPAGPLALSEHA
- a CDS encoding terminase large subunit domain-containing protein, which codes for MTDLIAGPIAVLTAVRSLRAVRAQRRPASPAELARRLDPKFVVTPTIRLLSDLAVRSVAEPDQRDIVTTPPRTGKSRLLAIWTIVWALMRDPDMQIMVVSYSDELAQEHSREARRIINEHADFLGIRLSPDKTAVGRWRVDGHAGGLLATGINSGATGFGASGLMIIDDPVKDAAEADSAAHRRRVVNEYRSTLATRLHPGASVLLVMTRWHERDLAGELLDSEPDVWTHTNIPAVAESGIPDALGRAPGVAMTSALGFTAEHYAAARRTSGERAWFALYEGVPSAPEGGLIKREWLDNWRLPAAPSAPSMTVVGVDPSDSGSGDACGIVAASLTRDGVVAVIADVSAPMTSDQWARAAVELAVDVGASEIAVESFAARETYQRVVGDALRRYKLDRPIKVTAWPPKGSGRGGGDAIARSSALLQALETGTVRIAGHLPALEQAAVSWQQHQHQPDALAALVVAHDVLAHSIGQQWHIVSPLDIERRARAGTVTSLPPAWMTRRISG
- a CDS encoding adenine-specific methyltransferase EcoRI family protein, whose protein sequence is MSGPVRNQALGRAQHLREDEFYTQLSDIERELRHYRHHFRDKVVYCNCDDPRVSNFFHYFSYNFERLGLKKLITTCYKNQNMDLFSRNDSEQAIYLEYTGDRNGNSVPDPNEIGVHALKEDGDFRSSECVELLKQADIVVTNPPFSLFREYVDQMMKHNKKFLIIGNQNAVAYMETFELLKNNKIWLGYYSGDMKFRVPDYYEPRDTRFWIDETGQKWRSIGTGCWFTNLDISKRHEDLILYKTYSPDEYPRYANYDAIEVGRIQDIPNDYEGEMGVPITFFYKYNPDQFEIIGSSKTLARPMSQIGQPGSYQQGGPRFYLPEPGGTYRRLYDRIVIRRKRG
- a CDS encoding SDR family oxidoreductase, which gives rise to MSRYDGKSVVITGGSSGLGLAAAQYLADNGARVLVTGRNQDTLDDAARRLGDNGIAVRSDTSSLADIEALADRVQDEFGTADALVANAGIGSYEPFFDVTEQTFDDVFAINTKGPFFTVQKLAPLLSDGAGVVLTTSIANQTGWDALSVYSASKAALRSMARTLSRELLPRGIRVNALSPGSIDTGKLDKEVPDKAAALRAEFEESSPMKRWGHPAEFAPAVAFLAFDATYVAGIELVVDGGESQL